One Panicum virgatum strain AP13 chromosome 9K, P.virgatum_v5, whole genome shotgun sequence genomic region harbors:
- the LOC120652474 gene encoding cytochrome P450 714B3-like — MEQVAMAVKVLLSLCCVVACGLAMYLYHILWLVPRRVLAEFRMQGIGGPPPSFPYGNIADMREAVAAAKAARASARRAAAGGGGGIRHDYRPAVLPYYEKWRKEHGPIFTYSMGNVVFLHVSRPDVVRDINLCVSLDLGKSSYLKATHEPLFGGGILKSNGEAWLHQRKIIAPEFFLDKVKGMVDLMADSAGPLLKSWEERVDRNGGVTDIKIDDDIRAYSADVISRTCFGSSYIKGKEIFMKIRELQQAVSKPNVLAEMTGLRFFPSMRNKQAWELHKEVRQLILEIVKESGEDRNLLSAILHSASCSRVGIAEAENFIVDNCKSIYFAGHESTAVTAAWCLMLLGLHPEWQDRVRAEVHEVCRGRPVDSQSLQKMKKLTMVIQETLRLYPAGAFVSRQALQDLKLGGVHIPKGVNIYIPVSTIHLDPELWGADVKEFNPERFSDVKPQLHSYLPFGAGARTCLGQGFAMAELKILISFIISKFVLKLSPHYEHSPTLKLIVEPELGVDLTLTKVQCLY; from the exons atggAGCAGGTGGCCATGGCGGTGAAGGTGTTGCTGAGCCTGTGCTGCGTGGTGGCGTGTGGCCTGGCCATGTACCTCTACCACATCCTCTGGCTCGTGCCACGGAGGGTCCTCGCGGAGTTCAGGATGCAGGGCATCGGCGGGCCCCCGCCGTCGTTCCCTTACGGCAACATCGCCGACATGCGggaagccgtcgccgccgcgaaggccgcgcgcgcgtcggcacgccgcgccgcagcaggcggcggcggcggcatcaggCATGACTACCGGCCTGCGGTGCTGCCCTACTACGAGAAATGGAGGAAAGAGCACG GTCCCATCTTCACTTACTCCATGGGGAACGTCGTATTCCTTCACGTGAGCCGGCCGGATGTGGTCCGGGACATCAACCTCTGCGTGTCGCTGGACCTCGGCAAGAGCTCCTACCTCAAGGCCACGCACGAGCCGCTCTTCGGCGGGGGCATCCTCAAGTCCAACGGTGAGGCCTGGCTGCACCAGAGGAAGATCATCGCCCCCGAGTTCTTCCTGGACAAGGTCAAG GGCATGGTGGATCTCATGGCCGATTCTGCGGGACCACTACTGAAGTCGTGGGAGGAGAGAGTTGACAGAAATGGTGGGGTCACAGACATTAAGATCGATGATGACATTAGGGCCTACTCTGCAGATGTGATCTCTAGGACGTGCTTCGGAAGCAGCTACATCAAAGGAAAGGAAATCTTTATGAAGATCAGAGAACTACAGCAGGCTGTGTCCAAGCCAAATGTGCTAGCTGAAATGACTGGCCTAAG GTTCTTTCCTTCAATGAGGAACAAGCAGGCGTGGGAGCTTCACAAAGAAGTCCGccaacttattctagaaatcgTAAAGGAAAGTGGAGAAGACAGGAACTTATTAAGTGCAATTCTTCACAGCGCAAGCTGCAGCAGGGTGGGCATCGCCGAGGCAGAGAACTTTATAGTGGATAACTGCAAGAGCATATATTTTGCAGGACATGAGAGCACAGCTGTCACAGCTGCCTGGTGTCTAATGCTCCTTGGACTGCACCCAGAATGGCAGGACCGGGTACGAGCAGAAGTGCATGAAGTCTGCAGAGGCCGGCCAGTAGACTCCCAATCACTTCAGAAAATGAAAAAG TTGACAATGGTGATCCAGGAAACCTTGCGCTTGTACCCAGCAGGGGCCTTTGTATCAAGGCAGGCCCTCCAGGACCTGAAGCTTGGTGGTGTTCATATACCAAAAGGTGTCAACATCTACATCCCTGTCTCCACAATACATCTTGACCCCGAGCTATGGGGCGCTGATGTGAAAGAGTTCAACCCAGAGCGCTTCTCTGATGTTAAACCCCAGCTACATTCATACTTGCCGTTTGGTGCTGGGGCACGGACCTGCCTAGGGCAGGGATTTGCTATGGCTGAGCTTAAGATCCTCATCTCCTTTATCATCTCCAAGTTTGTTCTGAAGCTCTCACCACACTACGAGCATTCTCCAACGCTTAAACTCATCGTGGAGCCAGAGCTTGGTGTGGACCTCACCTTAACAAAAGTGCAGTGTCTATACTGA
- the LOC120652475 gene encoding immediate early response 3-interacting protein 1-like, protein MGLWTLLEGFLLLANALAILNEDRFLASRGWSMSEVSGNGQTKSMKGQIVGLIYATQFLRMPLIALNVLIIVVKLVSG, encoded by the coding sequence ATGGGCCTATGGACATTGCTGGAAGGTTTTTTGCTTCTCGCTAATGCATTGGCGATACTGAACGAAGACCGATTTCTTGCTTCCAGGGGATGGAGCATGTCTGAAGTGTCAGGAAATGGGCAAACAAAGTCAATGAAGGGCCAGATCGTGGGGCTTATCTATGCTACGCAATTTCTGAGGATGCCCTTGATAGCCCTTAATGTTCTTATCATTGTTGTAAAGTTGGTGTCAGGCTGA